In a single window of the Candidatus Micrarchaeia archaeon genome:
- a CDS encoding PH domain-containing protein, giving the protein MIRELERRSLSKRARLIWGAKGMLTIAVLAVLLSFALSQTPGALSYVLACALAAFLGYIAYIELRFRNFYYALTDSEVVIRHGILRTESTVIPYVKIQNISIYRSLAQRILGSAAIKVETAEKQEGDHNVIPAVTDYKALVEEILERKENALGKGGAESV; this is encoded by the coding sequence ATGATAAGGGAGCTTGAAAGACGCAGCCTGTCGAAAAGGGCGAGGCTTATATGGGGAGCGAAGGGTATGCTCACCATAGCGGTGCTCGCTGTTCTCCTAAGTTTCGCCTTGTCCCAGACGCCCGGCGCGCTGTCTTACGTGCTGGCTTGCGCACTTGCGGCATTTTTGGGCTATATAGCCTACATAGAACTGAGATTCAGGAATTTTTACTACGCGCTAACGGACAGCGAAGTGGTTATAAGGCACGGGATACTTCGCACCGAAAGCACGGTCATACCTTACGTGAAGATACAGAATATATCCATTTACCGCAGCCTGGCCCAGCGGATACTCGGCTCCGCCGCAATAAAGGTAGAAACCGCTGAGAAGCAGGAAGGGGACCACAACGTCATACCTGCGGTCACGGATTACAAGGCATTGGTGGAGGAGATTCTGGAAAGGAAGGAGAACGCGCTCGGAAAGGGGGGCGCGGAAAGCGTGTAG